GTCTCtctggggaaagaagaaaggtgggGTAATACTGATGGGCTAAAGTTCACTCCCTTCACCTCTCTGCACAGTGTCTGAAGGTCTATTCCCCCAAAACTTCTGTGGATGAAGTCATGAAATGTGCTAACGGCCCTCAAGGCAACAAGCTGATGCATCAAAATGCCCAAAAGACTTTAAACCTTTCCCCTCCTCACAAATACACACCTTGGGTTCTGCTTGAAAAGGTAAGAGCTGCAGCCCTTTCCCCTGTCACTTAGTGCCTTCCCTGGCCTGCCCTTCTCCCCGGGCCACTACTTACCCCCACCCCATCACTCTTGCCCTTTATTCCCCTCAATGGAGGGAGCTACAGCTTCCTCCAGGTCACATCACAAGGGTTTCTTCTCAGGCTCTTGTGGGTACTGAGCATTGCCTGGGCACAGAAACTTGTCTAGACAAGAGGGCCCACTTGGGAGAATGGAGGGTGAAATGCAGGGTGGAGGGTGGAAGACCTCAGTTTGGAGCCCATTTCTAACATCTGGTTGTGTGAGCTGCTTtatcctctgcctcagtttcctcccctgtaaaataaggatgataccGGTTTGAATGCCCTCCCAGGCCAGTTGAGAGGGAACCATGCTGGAAGCAGGAGATGCTTTTATCTGgtctcctcctctcctttacAGATGAGTTCTTTTAAAGAGATTCAGTGAGTTGCCCTAGTCTCTAGGTAGTAAGTGGCACCCAATGTAAGTAAGACTCCCAATGGAGCCCTCCAGGCTGCTGACAGTGTTTACTCTGGCATTGGTCTCCGGGTGCCTTGGAGGAAGCCCCTTCCACCCTCTGAGCCCCTTGTTATTCTCCTCAGCCTTCCTGAGGGTTGTGGTTAGGGTCAGTCCCCAGCTCTAAAAGCCTGGGCATCCTGGTTTTATTGACTTCTTGTACCCTGacagcttcttcttcttctttttttttttgagcagaaGCTATTAGAAGATCTGGACCAACTCTTAAAATATGTGTGTCAGACATACCAGGTGAGTTGCCATTACCCACATTGAGGAATACTTCCAAAGATGAGGGGGAGCCCCTGAATCGGGTCGGGTCCTTCAATGGAGATGGGCCAGTGGCTGGGCTTGAGGATCAGGGTCTAGTCTTGGGCTCAGGCTCAAAGACCAGAATTCTCTGGGGGAGGAAGgccagaaggaggagagaaggggggtggggagggaacaaAGGTTAGAGGGCCTAAGAGTAACGGTGTTAATATCTTCTTTAGGGACCCTTACCTGCAGTGTGTGAAAGAAATTCCTTTGTCTTCACTGAGTGAGGCTGGTTGAAATGAACTTGCAGTGTCTCAGGTATAACAGTGCAGGAGGGCTGGCACATTTCCAGTCATACACATCAGCTGGGCCCAGATAGGCAGCTGATTGGGCCAAGAGGTAGCATGGCCCCAGTAGGTGCCCAGAGTTTGATGCATCTGGGTACCCAGATTTTTTTGTATCCTCCTCACAGGTTCAGGAAATCTCATCCTGTCCAGGGTTTGGTTGAAATAAAAGCCTATTTTGATAAACATGGTTAAAgagtttcttttctgtttttttaaagaaggctGTAGGACCTACGTCCTTTCAAAGCACTGACATGTTCTAAGGTTGCTTCTAGATGTAACACTGTAGTCTAACACTGTAGTGTAGTAACACTGTAAAGCCTTCCCAGCTTTAACACTCTAcagcagtaatggcaaacctatggcatgagtgccagAGAGGGTACGCAGAACAATCTCTGTGGGCATGCAAGCCATCCCCCCTGCCtcgagttcattactagaaaggcagagggactcaagtAGAGCTgcatctttccctctccccaccatgcctgatgacattttttcacatcacccccctctctgcccagcagcccaatgggagcactttctctctcccctgggTGGGATAAGGGGTGGGCAGGGTGCTCAGCACTCAGAGAGGGGGGTTGGACATGGCACCTGGTCTCCAGGGATGGGGTGTGGcacaaggtctctaaaaggtttgccatcattgctctATAGACTCGATTCCCTTCTCACTTAGACTATGTCCTGGATTCTCTTCTAGCTGCCATTCTCTTCCCTATACTTGGAAGCCCTCCCCAGAAAGGACATTCTGCCAACCTGGAGGGTCAAGCTCCACAGACTCTTCTTACAAATACATACTCATTAATAACATCAATATTtcccatttatatggcacttttaCTATTTATAGCaaaacctcttttttttcccctcccacttAAGTTCACTTATATACCCAAGGCTGGGTGCCCAAATACTTGGGTTTTGTCTAGGAGATAAACTCAAACACATGGGCAATTAGAGAGCAATTAAATTCTATGATAGTGTTGGGTGATGGGGCCCCCACCCTCTTCGGGGATCTGGGAAAACAGGTCCATTGTAGCATCAGTAGTCTCTGAAAATCACTgttggctgaatggaggatggattggtatggggagagacttgaagcaagaAGACCCTTTGCAATCTTCTATTAtactgaagttgggaggacctgggttctacatgacctcagacacttcttggccacgtggccctgggcaagttacttaactctgattgcccagcccttgctacTGTTCcgctttagaactgatactaaatcagaaagtaagggttttttaaaaatagtctatTGTAAAGCTGATGAGGTCCTGAAGTGAAGtggaatagagggagaagaggactTAGGACAGAGCTTTGTGGGACCCTCAGACTTAGTGGGTGTAATCTGGATGGAGATAtggcaaaggagactgaggagctTACAGACAAATGAGAGAGAACACAATTCCAAGGGTCTCATCAGTAATCAAGATATCCACTTCCAGATAGGAGCTAATGGACTCAAAGGACAGcctgaagcatattttcttcttttttgcttatttttgatttttggaaCATGACCCATTGGccaaattaatttgttttgtatatttgtaatgggaaggaggaaataagcatttataaagtgtttactatgtgctgggcattggtaaacactttccaaatattatctggtttgatcctcacaacaactagGGGAAGTAGGTGATTAtcatcccattttagagatggggaaactgaagcaaacagtttaATAGAATTgaccaaggtcatagagctaggacgtgtctgaagcagaatttgaacttggatctcaggacttcaggcccagtgctctgtgcaCTCTGATGCTCCCCACATGCATTGAGAATGGGGTGGTTTATTgactgagttttatttttcttgggctGCTAGGGGGCGCAGTGAATAGATTGCTGAACCcagtcaggatgacctgaattcaaatatgatctcagacacttattagctgtgctgcatgaccctgggcaagtcatttcaccctctttggctcagtttcctcatctgtaaaatgagctggagaaggaaatggcaaacgactccaggATCTTAGCTAAGAAAGCCCTAAATACAGTCATTTAGTGTCGGACACTACTGAAACGTCTGAGCAACAATATTTCTTACCTACTTAGAGggtgagggagggggaggagttaggttgaaaataaaacaaaacgaaTTTAAAACAAGTACTTGAGACGCAAATTCAGCCCTTTTGAAAGGCTGCTGCAGGACACGCACAGGGAGGAACTCAGTATGAGTCTGCGCAGTTCCAGCTTCGCTTCCGGAGCCGTTCTGGCCGTGGGACGGGCGGCGGGTCCGTCGCCCGGTGATGTCACAGACGCGTCATAGGCTGTTGCCGGAAGTGGGCGCGTGTGGCAGCAGCGCGGGATCTTTAGGTGTGGAATCTTAGGCTGACGTCCTGGTGGCAGGTTCTGAGAACTTCTGTTTCCTGCTCCTACTCCGGGCCCCACGACTTATGAATCGATTGCTCTCGGTGCGGCCGCTCTTCCGGGGCCGGCTCCTCCTCGTTACCAACACTTTGACCTGCGGGGCGCTCATGGCCGGGGGGGATGGTTTGCGGCAGGCCTGGGAGCGACGGCTGCCTAAGGGTGCCCCCGGGCCGCCCCGGCCCATCGACCTGTGGCGCACTGGTGAGCTCTTGCCCTCTGACCCCTAGCCATTTGTGCCATGTATGACCTGAGTATCACTCCTTTCCAGttcctttctccatccctccccattccttccctccctcttactttctctttcgcccttcctctccctctttccattctctctttttcGCCTCTCATCACTTTCCCAGTCTTTCTTTTCAACCCCCCTTtctattctctcctctccccctccccctttccattccctctcctttcctttctttctctttttcctctctccctctctttctctccattctctttcccaatctttcctttccccctcaccCCACTGCACTAAAACAGGTACACCTCAACCTCTCATTAACTCTTAAACCCCCTTCacatccttccttcccccttcccctccggTTCAGTGTTCTCAGACTTTTATAAGTCCATCCCTGCACTGAAAATTCTCCGACTGCATGACCCCGGCACACCAACACTCCATATTCTGGCCTTGTGCCCTTTTCACCGGTTGTCCCCTCATGCCTAAAATGCTTTCTCAGACTACAGCTAAAATTCTCCCTTATGCCAGGGGCCTTTCCCAGGCCTCTTAATTTTACTGCCTTCCCTTTGCTCCTGGTAGTGCATTCTGTTCGCAGGttgtttcttttgtcaccctGTTGAATTCTTCCATTGTTATCTAGACCTTTAGCCTCCAGGCTGTAGTTATGTAGTATCATGGTTCCTAGATAAGTTTGTTAAACTTCACTTTTCATTTATTGTTCACTTGCATCAGACTATTCTAGATTTTCTTGACacagatagtagagtggtttgtcatttccgtTTTCAGCTGGTcccctttttaaagatgaggatcTGAGGCAagtgaattaagtgacttgccctgggttacacagctagtgtctgaggtttgatttgaatttaggtattcctgactgtaggcccagtggttctatccactgtgacacccagctgcccctcaggcTTCAGTTACCACCTCAGTTAAATGATGGAGGGTAGATTAGATGACCTTAGTGGGTCTTTTCAGCCCTGCATTCGGGATCCtattgttgtgggagagctttaaGGTAAAACCCTGCATCTGGACAGGTTGTTCTTGTCAAGAATGAGAACTCAACaattgacttaaaaataaaagaaagatttattaatttggaagcaaTGTTGAATGGTTGTATGATAGGTACAAGAGTGGACACTATCTCCTATAGGAAATGGGTTCTAGGCTTCTTACACCTTTTAGACAACAGGGGTTCAGAGATGAGGAGATGGGATGATGTTACTACATCAGCAGTGGGGAACTGCTACCTGATTAGGGATGGAGTGATGCTTTGTGTCCTGAAGACACAAGGGGTGACCTGGAGTAGTTCAGGGAACTGTTAGATGTCCTAGATACAACCCAATACTATCAGAGTATAACTAGAAGATGTATATCTGGATCCATCTTGAAAactaggggagaatccaaggggaatatttctctcaagtgtttttccttattttgggTCTCTGATGCTCAGGACTATTACCTTTTCCTCAGCACTTCAAGAAtgcaaggaaagaaagagattttCTTATGTCCCTTTTGACCTGGAACACTTCTGGAGTGTCTAGGGGAAAACCTGGGTCCCATGCCACTATGATCCTTAGAGCATGTTCTTTCCAAAAAAATGTCCTGGGTTCCTCCTGGAACACATTTCTTTTCTAACTCAGGATATTTATCCTTTCCTAATCTCAAGTACTTCCTCCCTAAACCCAAAGCTTAACATGTTTCCTTTTACCCCAGCCCCCTGACCTCTCCTCTCTTATCCTTCTTTTGCCCCTGTCTCTCATTTCCCAAGAGCACCTAAAGGGATTCCTGATCAAAATACAGAGTTGCTGTTCTCTGCTTTtcccagagttttttttttttaactggtttGAGAGAGCTCAGGAACTGCTGAAACTGATCTGGCTGTCTGGttccatcttttctttctgtaGGACGTATGTTTCTGATAGGCTGTAGCATGGGCCCCTTCCTCCACTACTGGTACCAGTGGCTGGACAAAATCTTCCCTGCGATGGGATTTAAAGACATTCAAATCATCTTCAAGAAGGTGCTCCTTGACCAGCTTATCGCATCTCCTCTCTTGTGTGCATGGTATTTCCTGGGTAAGTGTAAAGTTCCTTGTGAAATGTCAGAATGTCTCTTTGGTAAAGCCCACTATAAGTGTGAAAGATGCTAAATGCCCTGTGAAGCCATTCTGATTCTAAAGGTAAGATAAAACTTATGGACTTGGTTTATAGATAATTAATTCATGGGGGAGTGGGCTGACCTGTCCCTCATTAGTCAGAGGAGAGAATTGGTAAAAAAGACTAAAGAGCAGTTACAAAATGGAGTTAGTTTGGTGTGGGAATCAAAAGAACCCATTagatcttctctctcttttttttaaacccttaccttccatcttggaatcaatactgtgtattggttccaaggcaggagagtggtaagggctaggcaatgggggtgaagtgacttgcccagggtcacacagctgggaagtgtctgaggccagatttaaacctaggacctcccatctctaggcctgtctctcaatctactgagctacccagctgccccctctctctttttttttaaaaggttaaaatacttatttaaaaTTGACAGTTTTGATGTTTAACTTTTAATGctggaggaaaatattttaaaatatatgaaaagtttAAATCTGACATCACTGGCAACACCCCAGCCTCTACAGCAGGAAGTGATGCACTTCTTTTGCCTTTCCTACTGGTTCTCCTTAGCCTTCCGTTCCCAAAATGGCAGTGGGTGTAGTGTGTCTTGACTCAAATGGACAATGGAAAGAATTCCTGGAAAGTGGAAATTTTGGATGAAgttctttaagaaaataaaaggaagaaggaacaaGAGGAGAAGGCAGAGACAACATGCATTTAAAATAATGGGAATACTCAGTGGGATTCCCTCAAAGAGGAGATGCTCAGAGATCACCTTGTGGAGAGAAGAATCAAGGATTCACTTCATAGGAAGGAAGATGCTGTggaagagatggggaaagaagaTGACTTGCTGGCCATCAAACCACACCAGGAAATGTCTCATAATTAGGAAAAGGCTCATCatgggaaagatgaaaaaaaggaaagaaaaatgttggCATTGCAGTTTTTCAGAATAATGAAGTATAGAAAAGTGAATAAAGAAGCAAGAAGGCACAGAAAAGGCATTTGGAGGAGCAAGATAAAGTTCTGTGGGAATgggaaaggcagaaaaggagggAGATGGCTTGAGAACATTCCAGGAGAGTTCTTCTTGTTTGTCTTGTGCCACTACATgtattcttcttgtttttcttcaaatCATCCATGGGGAACTAGATGGTAtaagccagtgatggcaaaccttttatttttttcccagagCTATagtgattcatgatctttcccactcctcttccctcccccctcctggagctgacaagcaattccactggattatatatgtatcattgttcagaacctatttctatattattcatatttgcattagagtgatcttttaaagccaaaatcccaatcatatttctattgaaccacatgatcaatcatatgcttttcttctgcttttctactcccacagttctttctctgaatgtggatagtgttctttctcataagttcctcggattgtcctggatcattgcattgctactagtagaaaagtctgttacatttgattgtgccaaaatgtttcagtttctgtgtatggtgttctcctggttctgctcattttgctttgcatcaattcctggaagttgttccagttcacatggaattcctccagttcatcattccttttagcacaatagtattccatcaccatcagataccacaatttgttcagctgttccccaattaatggatacccccttcattttccattttttggatggcaaaccttttagaggggtgggtgtttttaaaatgtcttcagGAAcctatggagaaggggaggaaacaGCCCtgaatccctctggctttctagtaatgaattctgtgCTGGAGCAacagcatgcatgccatagagagggctctgagtgccgcGCTCACATTTGCCTTAGGTTTGCCACCACAGTACAAGCCATCCATTGTTTTATAAATTCAGATGGATGCAATTAATCAGCATCTTGCCCTGGAAAAGAAAGACACATGGCAATCCTATTCCACCCCCTCCTAACTCAATAGAaacttcctcttccccctcccacctcaACAAACTTCTATTCTTTCCtctaattagaaatcagattacctaaaattgtattctattttagatcctattaattttttcttttaattaatcagTCTTATTTAATTAGCTGTTTTTAGTCCtcaaaaatattatcttactCTATTTTCTATGTCTTTGGTTTGATTATGGAGTCCGTTGTTCCATTTATTATGCCAGCTTTGCTCTGATAAATTGTATAGCTCAGATTGTTTCCTCAGTTATTATGAATTATCCAGCACATCTGGGCTTCTGCCCAGGCTGGCCTCTGAGTCTAGcaggtcttctctctctctcttatgaATTCTGACCTACCCTTTGACGTGTAACTCAGGTTTCACCTTTTA
This sequence is a window from Monodelphis domestica isolate mMonDom1 chromosome 3, mMonDom1.pri, whole genome shotgun sequence. Protein-coding genes within it:
- the MPV17L2 gene encoding mpv17-like protein 2, with product MNRLLSVRPLFRGRLLLVTNTLTCGALMAGGDGLRQAWERRLPKGAPGPPRPIDLWRTGRMFLIGCSMGPFLHYWYQWLDKIFPAMGFKDIQIIFKKVLLDQLIASPLLCAWYFLGMGTLEGQSLDNTCQELREKFWEVYKADWAVWPAAQLVNFLYVPAQYRVIYVNSITLGWDTYLSYQKHREPLSGCVSLASQTERLGEAKHLAVTSQQVPAGASRTGPGARQ